The DNA sequence GGAATCATATTTGATCAAAAAGCGATTGCCGTCGGTATCATAGATCGTGATGGTCCCTACTGTGAGGGTCCCTTGGAAATATCCAGTTGCGTACACATGATTATTGGCATCGGCGACTACGCTGTAAATGACAGCATCGCCGCTAGCGCTAGAGTTGGCAGGTCCAATGGTTTGAACCCATTCGGCTGGCAAAGCCGATTGAGCAGAAGCAAGTTGCAGGGACAAACAGCCCATCAGCAACAAACAGAGGCTAGCCAGGGAGCGCCTCCAAACGGTTGAGTCCATGATAAGTGGGATGGTTTGAGGATAAGAAGCTTTTCGGCTCTGGCTCTATGGGCTATCCATTCCCCCTTTTCCAGTTTTTTGGGCGGTCTTTTGGGCATATCTATTTACTTCCACCCCCAATTGAATCCGTCAAAATCTGAATCAGGCTTCTTTCAAGTCCCGAGCACAGAACTTCCAAAACTTTCGATGATTTGTGTAATGGTCTAGGAAAATGTCATCTATAGGAAATCCATCATACAATGATATAAACATTCTGAAATAACTTTTTTTTGACATAGGTAAAATTTTCAAAACAGATATAAAGCGGGGTATCTCCCCCCACGGAAAGTATGGGTGGAGCCTAAAAATAAATGACTACCGCCGTTCGAATTGCGAACGGATGTTTACAAGCAGGAGAGATTCTTTCAAGCGGAATCGTCAGGAGAGAAGCCCAAAAATTTGAGGTTGCCCTTCATCTTGTCCCATTTGACCCGGTTCATGGCGGTCTTCTTGGTGAGTTTCTTGAAGGTCTTTTCGGTGATTTCCTCCCAATCTCCGCGGGTATATCCCGCTAGTTGTAGCGGTGCAAATTCTCCTCCTTCATGCGGGATCGAGAAGCGATTCCAGGGACATACCTCTTGGCAAATATCGCACCCATACGCCCATCCATCCATCTTGCCAGCAAAAGCCTCGGGGATATCCTCTCGCAACTCAATGGTCAGGTAGGAGATGCATTTATTGGAATCGATCTGATATGGTGCCAATGCGTCGGTGGGGCAGGCATCGATACATCGTGTGCAAGTTCCGCAGTAGTCCTTGATCGGGCCATCGTACTCCAGTTCCAGATCAAGGATGATCTCTCCGATGAAAAACCAGCTTCCTTTGTGCGGAGAAATGAGGTTGGTGTGCTTGCCGATCCATCCCAAGCCACTGCGTTTGGCCCAAGCCTTGTCCATTACGGGAGCGGAATCGACAAATACCCGACCGGGAATCTCTGTTCCCATCCATGCGTGAATGTCCCGAAACAGCTCGTACAGTTTGCGCTTGAGGACCTTGTGGTAATCCTCTCCCCAGGCATATCGAGAGACTTTTGGGGCGTCATCGGGCTGGTGGTCTTGTGGCTGAGGCAGGTAATTGTGGATGACGGAGATGACAGACTTGGCGCCTTCGACCAGCAATCTTGGATCTACCCGCTTGTCGAAATGATTGGCAAGCCAGTCCATTTTGCCGTGGCGTTCCTCTGTGAGGAATTGTTCCAAATCTCGGGCTTCTGGTTCGAGGAAGGTCGCCTCTGAAATCCCCACCAAATCAAATCCCATCTCGGTGGCCCGCGCCTTGATCTTCGCCGTGATCGCCTGCTTGTCCATACGCCAAAATTGGGGAGGAAACACGATTATTCCTAAGATCCGCGAGGATTGGCGGTGAGAGATTGCATGCGAATCCGTACATTTCCGGAAAGGAATCCTTCATACATGCGTTCCATTTCCAGATTAATTTTTTCGCTATGCTGGCTCTTTGGCTCGATATCGAGCCTATGGGCCCAACCCTCATTTCCGGAAGGAAGGCCAGGGGTCGACTCGATGCTCAATTATATCCTCCACCATTCCTATGAGGATGTGGAAGCCCTGAGTGATGAATTATGGCCGGACCGGGCAGATTGCGAGGCGGTCTTTGGGCCGGTTTTCGGAGAAAAGGCGTATCGGTTTCAGCGCAAGGTCAGGCGCAAAACCCAGATGGTGATCCGGCCAAGAGGGGAAGACCAGACGAGCTATTTGATCTGGGAAACTGATTCTGTGGGACTGGCGGAATATTCGGGGGATGCTCCAGCTTTTCCGGGGGGCTATCGGGAAATCGGCCATTATCTCCGAGCGGGGTATCCGATCTATCGGTTCAAATTTGTGAAGCCGGGCGAGCATCGGGGTGCAGTCTACGATGTACTCGTGTATGTCAATGGCCGTTGGAAAATGATCCATCGTCCTT is a window from the Pontibacter sp. G13 genome containing:
- the queG gene encoding tRNA epoxyqueuosine(34) reductase QueG gives rise to the protein MDKQAITAKIKARATEMGFDLVGISEATFLEPEARDLEQFLTEERHGKMDWLANHFDKRVDPRLLVEGAKSVISVIHNYLPQPQDHQPDDAPKVSRYAWGEDYHKVLKRKLYELFRDIHAWMGTEIPGRVFVDSAPVMDKAWAKRSGLGWIGKHTNLISPHKGSWFFIGEIILDLELEYDGPIKDYCGTCTRCIDACPTDALAPYQIDSNKCISYLTIELREDIPEAFAGKMDGWAYGCDICQEVCPWNRFSIPHEGGEFAPLQLAGYTRGDWEEITEKTFKKLTKKTAMNRVKWDKMKGNLKFLGFSPDDSA